In a single window of the Nodularia spumigena CCY9414 genome:
- a CDS encoding EamA family transporter, whose amino-acid sequence MGRFEKRPDNPRVRGDLSRAAETALWAVVEDLESLQQNVLRSLQEEIKRLQADKTRLSDEIQQLLEEKEHLQQVRQITEQQVLIRQLSEALAKHISSQLQSSLASLASKSAEGNSQERSAMKSAGDKNHNAEQMLGSLDDTLTITFNSLQQELKNYQNNLSQQLSRMQSQQQQGEAIVEEFINHLRGELEKTTKEISPAIVTAPPSTILPPTEQQPPRSSQTHLQSGVIKTSTTEPSSTTTGETTGDVSESNNTAPFTGGLSSEKIRSIATEPISVIGSGFESETKSPLEPGKVSQPSSLPSRESFERETKFSSDQGNAPEPISVINREFSEGETKSPPAPGNAPEPISVISSEFSEAETKSPPAPGNAPEPISVISSEFSGGETKSPPASGNAKEPISVISSEFSEGETKSPPKSGNAPEPISVISSEFSEGETKSPPKSGNAPEPISVINREFSEGETKSPPKSGNAPEPISVINRESLERKTKPLTSQPATKEKAKLASSHSPSSRTFSPIQIGFLLVVLSTVVSSLYNIVIKGMFFKAYDNFGVLEIEGIISPTLGNILLILMLRLLVVVPLMLLLAPMMHPQVWQDMQNILKSLGGSSTPNSSVKKQRILQLSIASGCFLFLSQVLIYVAIGQVATGMAIALFFVYPMMSGLLSWLLFRDRPNGFRSAAMGAIFCGELLVLGGSASLGLANFSLGSSTAIFAGVAFACYVILTRVCATKLHPVSFTVINFTTMLVLSFICLMLPLPSNLSFAVQQSNWLELILSAFILGVLTLVGYVLNNVGIRKLGALPSAIIGAGVPILTVVFAGLILQETLEVAQVMGVVFVSFGVAAYSFEKMRTQVKPSRSEN is encoded by the coding sequence ATGGGGCGATTTGAGAAGCGACCAGACAACCCGCGAGTCAGAGGCGATCTATCCAGAGCAGCAGAGACAGCTTTATGGGCTGTAGTGGAGGATTTAGAAAGTCTCCAGCAAAATGTGCTGAGATCCTTACAAGAAGAAATAAAACGGCTTCAGGCGGATAAAACTCGTTTATCTGACGAAATCCAACAGTTGCTAGAGGAAAAGGAACACTTACAACAGGTACGACAAATCACTGAACAGCAAGTGTTGATTCGTCAGCTGTCAGAAGCCTTAGCCAAGCATATATCTTCCCAACTGCAATCATCACTAGCAAGTTTAGCCAGCAAATCAGCAGAAGGTAATTCCCAGGAACGCTCTGCTATGAAGTCAGCAGGGGATAAAAATCACAATGCTGAACAAATGCTTGGTAGTTTGGATGATACTCTGACCATTACCTTTAACTCTTTACAACAGGAACTGAAGAATTATCAAAATAATCTTTCCCAACAGTTGTCTCGGATGCAGAGCCAACAGCAGCAGGGGGAAGCAATTGTAGAGGAATTTATTAATCATCTACGCGGTGAACTAGAAAAAACAACAAAAGAAATTTCACCAGCAATAGTCACAGCACCACCATCTACTATTTTGCCACCTACGGAGCAACAACCGCCCCGTTCCTCTCAGACACATTTACAATCAGGAGTCATCAAGACCAGCACCACCGAGCCAAGTTCTACAACTACTGGAGAAACTACTGGAGACGTATCTGAAAGCAACAATACTGCTCCTTTTACAGGAGGGTTATCCTCCGAGAAAATACGGTCAATAGCCACTGAACCAATTTCAGTCATCGGTAGTGGCTTTGAAAGCGAGACGAAATCCCCACTAGAGCCAGGAAAAGTAAGTCAACCCAGTTCATTACCCAGCAGGGAATCTTTTGAACGCGAAACTAAATTCTCATCCGATCAAGGAAATGCTCCCGAACCAATTTCTGTTATCAACAGGGAATTTTCTGAAGGTGAAACCAAATCCCCACCAGCACCGGGAAATGCTCCCGAACCAATTTCGGTTATCAGCAGTGAATTTTCTGAAGCTGAAACCAAATCCCCACCAGCACCGGGAAATGCTCCCGAACCAATTTCGGTTATCAGCAGTGAATTTTCTGGAGGTGAAACCAAATCCCCACCAGCATCGGGAAATGCTAAGGAACCAATTTCGGTTATCAGCAGTGAATTTTCTGAAGGTGAAACCAAATCCCCACCAAAGTCGGGAAATGCTCCCGAACCCATTTCGGTTATCAGCAGTGAATTTTCTGAAGGTGAAACCAAATCCCCACCAAAGTCGGGAAATGCTCCCGAACCCATTTCTGTTATCAACAGGGAATTTTCTGAAGGTGAAACCAAATCCCCACCAAAGTCGGGAAATGCTCCCGAACCCATTTCTGTTATCAACAGGGAATCCTTGGAACGCAAGACTAAACCCCTAACTTCTCAACCAGCAACCAAGGAAAAAGCAAAACTTGCATCATCACATTCACCTAGCTCCCGAACCTTTTCGCCCATCCAGATAGGTTTCTTGCTGGTTGTGTTGTCAACGGTTGTATCATCGCTGTATAACATAGTCATCAAGGGGATGTTTTTTAAAGCTTACGACAATTTTGGAGTTTTAGAGATAGAGGGAATTATTTCGCCCACACTGGGTAATATCCTGTTAATTTTAATGCTTCGGTTGCTCGTGGTTGTGCCACTAATGTTACTCTTGGCTCCCATGATGCATCCACAAGTATGGCAAGATATGCAAAATATTTTGAAATCATTAGGTGGTAGTTCTACTCCCAATAGTAGTGTCAAGAAACAAAGAATTTTACAGTTGTCTATCGCCAGTGGTTGCTTTTTGTTTTTATCTCAGGTGCTGATCTATGTTGCTATTGGTCAGGTAGCAACTGGAATGGCGATCGCTTTGTTCTTTGTCTACCCCATGATGAGCGGACTTCTCTCGTGGTTACTGTTTCGCGATCGCCCTAATGGATTCCGCTCTGCTGCTATGGGTGCTATTTTCTGCGGCGAATTACTGGTTTTAGGCGGTTCTGCAAGCCTTGGTTTGGCTAATTTCTCCCTGGGAAGCAGCACAGCCATCTTCGCTGGCGTAGCTTTTGCTTGCTACGTGATTTTGACGCGGGTATGTGCTACTAAACTGCATCCCGTCTCTTTTACGGTAATTAACTTTACCACCATGCTGGTGTTGAGTTTTATCTGTTTGATGCTTCCCTTACCAAGCAATTTGAGTTTTGCTGTTCAGCAGTCGAATTGGCTCGAACTGATTTTGAGTGCTTTTATTTTGGGTGTTCTCACCCTAGTAGGCTATGTGCTGAACAACGTTGGGATTCGCAAATTAGGTGCGTTACCCTCGGCGATTATCGGCGCAGGAGTCCCCATCTTAACCGTAGTTTTTGCTGGTTTGATACTTCAGGAAACCTTGGAAGTGGCGCAAGTTATGGGAGTAGTGTTCGTAAGTTTTGGGGTAGCGGCTTACAGCTTTGAGAAAATGCGAACTCAGGTTAAACCTTCTCGCTCGGAAAATTAA
- the hetR gene encoding heterocyst differentiation master regulator HetR, with protein MSNDIDLIKRLSPSAMDQIMLYLAFSAMRTSGHRHGAFLDAAATAAKCAIYMTYLEQGQNLRMTGHLHHLEPKRVKIIVEEVRQALTEGKLLKMLGSQEPRYLIQLPYVWMEKFPWQPGRSRVPGTSLTSEEKRQIEQKLPSNLPDAQLTTSFEFLDLIEFLHKRSQEVLPPEHQMPLSEALAEHIKRRLLYSGTVTRIDSPWGMPFYALTRPFYAPADDQERTYIMVEDTARYFRMMKDWAERRPNTMRALEELDIPAEKWEQAMAELDEIVREWADRYHQSGGIPMILQMVFGRKED; from the coding sequence ATGAGTAACGACATAGATCTGATCAAGCGTCTTAGCCCCAGTGCAATGGATCAGATCATGCTTTATCTGGCTTTTAGTGCCATGCGGACGAGTGGGCATAGGCATGGAGCATTCTTAGATGCAGCCGCAACGGCAGCTAAGTGTGCGATATACATGACCTATCTAGAGCAAGGACAAAATCTGCGGATGACCGGTCACTTGCATCACCTAGAGCCAAAACGGGTAAAAATTATTGTTGAGGAAGTCAGACAGGCGCTGACAGAAGGCAAATTGTTGAAGATGCTAGGTTCTCAAGAACCCCGCTATCTAATTCAGTTACCTTATGTCTGGATGGAAAAATTTCCTTGGCAACCAGGACGATCTCGTGTACCTGGTACAAGTTTGACCAGTGAAGAAAAAAGACAAATCGAGCAGAAACTACCCAGTAATCTGCCTGATGCTCAATTGACCACTTCTTTTGAGTTTTTGGATCTGATTGAATTTCTGCACAAGCGATCGCAAGAAGTCTTGCCACCTGAGCATCAAATGCCCTTAAGCGAAGCTTTAGCAGAGCATATCAAGCGTCGGCTACTCTACTCCGGTACAGTAACCCGCATTGATTCACCTTGGGGAATGCCCTTTTACGCCCTTACCCGTCCTTTTTATGCGCCCGCAGACGATCAAGAGCGGACTTACATCATGGTAGAAGATACCGCCCGGTATTTCCGGATGATGAAAGATTGGGCAGAACGGCGACCAAATACCATGCGAGCCTTAGAAGAGCTTGACATTCCCGCAGAAAAATGGGAGCAAGCAATGGCAGAACTAGATGAAATCGTTCGCGAATGGGCAGATAGATATCACCAAAGCGGTGGTATTCCCATGATTTTGCAGATGGTGTTTGGTAGAAAAGAAGACTGA
- a CDS encoding inorganic phosphate transporter, which translates to MSITLILVALLAFYVAWNLGANDVANSMGTSVGSKAITLKQAIIIAGILEFTGAVLFGEEVSQTLATKIANPILFAATPEIYVTGMVAVLITCGLWLQIATSRGLPVASSHAVVGAIAGFSWVAVGVDAINWSSIGLVTIGWICTPIISSAIAALFYSQIKHWILDQPNQVAQLQQWIPWLSVILLGIFGVIVLPSLTQPLTNYLNHRIGLNLPNYDIPLFTGAVAAIALTVISWRQLEQVENTADKEQILPTPHSPLPTPIERLFGRFQVLSACFVAFAHGSNDVGNAIAPLAAIVYTNYTGSVPINGITIPIWILILGGAGIVAGLAVWGKKVIATIGENIISLQPSSGFCAELATATTILLASRLGLPVSTSHALVGGVVGVGLVQNFKSIKFQTLQGIGLAWLITLPVSAILSATIFSTARILFL; encoded by the coding sequence ATGTCCATAACATTAATTTTAGTCGCCCTACTAGCCTTTTACGTCGCCTGGAATCTCGGCGCTAACGATGTCGCTAACTCAATGGGAACCTCTGTAGGTTCCAAAGCTATCACCCTGAAACAGGCGATAATTATTGCTGGGATTTTAGAGTTTACGGGTGCGGTATTATTTGGGGAGGAAGTATCCCAAACCTTAGCTACGAAAATCGCCAATCCGATTTTATTCGCTGCTACACCAGAAATTTACGTAACTGGTATGGTAGCAGTGTTAATTACCTGTGGGTTATGGTTGCAAATCGCCACCTCGCGCGGTTTACCTGTAGCATCATCTCATGCAGTTGTCGGTGCGATCGCTGGATTTAGTTGGGTAGCGGTGGGAGTAGATGCAATTAATTGGTCATCCATTGGCTTAGTCACCATTGGCTGGATTTGTACGCCGATTATTAGTAGTGCGATCGCCGCTTTATTCTACAGTCAAATCAAGCACTGGATTTTAGATCAACCAAATCAAGTCGCACAACTACAACAATGGATTCCTTGGCTGAGTGTAATTCTGCTAGGAATATTTGGTGTAATTGTCCTACCTTCCTTAACGCAACCCCTCACCAATTACTTGAATCACCGCATTGGTTTAAACTTACCTAATTATGACATTCCCCTGTTCACAGGTGCAGTTGCAGCCATTGCACTCACAGTCATTAGTTGGCGACAGTTAGAACAAGTAGAGAATACAGCAGACAAAGAGCAAATACTCCCCACTCCCCACTCCCCACTCCCCACTCCCATTGAACGCCTATTCGGTCGGTTTCAAGTTCTCAGTGCTTGCTTTGTCGCCTTTGCTCATGGTTCTAACGACGTTGGTAATGCGATCGCTCCTTTAGCTGCGATCGTCTATACTAATTACACTGGTAGCGTACCGATCAATGGCATTACTATCCCCATCTGGATTTTAATCCTTGGTGGTGCTGGTATTGTCGCTGGTTTAGCCGTCTGGGGTAAAAAAGTGATCGCCACCATTGGCGAAAACATCATTTCTTTACAACCTAGTAGTGGATTCTGTGCCGAACTTGCAACCGCCACCACCATCCTCCTAGCCTCCCGGTTAGGTTTACCTGTCTCCACCTCCCATGCTCTTGTTGGTGGTGTCGTCGGTGTTGGACTGGTGCAAAATTTCAAATCAATTAAATTTCAAACTCTACAAGGTATTGGGCTTGCATGGCTGATTACACTTCCCGTGAGTGCAATCCTCAGCGCTACCATCTTTAGCACAGCCAGAATTTTATTCCTCTAA